A region of Deltaproteobacteria bacterium DNA encodes the following proteins:
- a CDS encoding nitroreductase family protein, with translation MDVFEAINTTRAVRRFTAEPVTDEEIRTCIRAAIQAPSGGNIQPWQFLVVTEASTKRALGDVYRRAYARYEPALARAMPPFRSDEHRASSERMMRASGHLAEHLGEAPALVLVLMPNISMTLQDEQGPLDVGTPFASVYPAVENFMLAARGLGIGTTLTTVYRIYQDEVRALCAIPERYEVVALIPMGRPQKPFAVGRRRAIEDITHWNRFGTKRAKS, from the coding sequence ATGGATGTTTTCGAAGCCATCAACACCACCCGCGCGGTGCGGCGCTTCACTGCCGAGCCGGTGACGGACGAGGAGATACGCACTTGCATTCGCGCAGCGATTCAGGCGCCGAGCGGCGGCAACATTCAGCCGTGGCAATTCCTGGTGGTGACCGAAGCTAGCACCAAGCGCGCGTTGGGCGATGTCTATCGTCGTGCCTACGCTCGCTACGAGCCGGCGCTGGCGCGCGCGATGCCGCCGTTTCGCTCCGACGAGCATCGCGCCAGCTCTGAGCGCATGATGCGCGCCTCGGGCCACCTCGCCGAGCATCTCGGCGAAGCGCCCGCGCTCGTGTTGGTGCTGATGCCCAACATCTCGATGACGTTGCAGGACGAGCAGGGGCCGCTCGATGTCGGCACGCCGTTCGCCTCGGTGTATCCAGCCGTGGAAAATTTCATGCTCGCCGCGCGCGGTCTCGGCATTGGCACGACCCTGACCACCGTGTATCGCATCTACCAAGATGAGGTGCGCGCGCTGTGTGCGATCCCCGAGCGCTACGAGGTGGTGGCGTTGATTCCGATGGGGCGGCCGCAGAAGCCGTTCGCCGTCGGCCGCCGTCGCGCGATCGAAGACATCACGCACTGGAATCGCTTCGGCACCAAGCGCGCGAAATCGTGA
- a CDS encoding class I SAM-dependent methyltransferase: MNAKDAFDADAAIYDRSRRQLVPGFDAFYRTAIEAIPFQPDAAIRVLDLGAGTGLLSSFVLAAFPQAQVTLADISEEMLAQARARFAGSAAVEFVVMDFGRATLPGSFDLVISALAIHHLSHDDKQRLFRAVFAALRAGGAFINADQALGPTPAAEARHQAMWLRSAQANGVSDADLAAALERMRADRSATLADQSQWLADAGFRDVDCWYKHYRFAVFGGFK, encoded by the coding sequence ATGAACGCAAAAGATGCCTTCGACGCCGACGCGGCGATCTACGATCGCTCGCGCCGCCAATTGGTGCCGGGCTTCGACGCCTTCTACCGCACTGCAATCGAGGCCATTCCGTTTCAACCCGATGCGGCGATCCGCGTCCTCGATCTCGGCGCCGGCACGGGGCTGTTGTCATCGTTCGTCCTCGCTGCTTTCCCGCAGGCGCAGGTCACGCTGGCGGACATCTCCGAAGAGATGCTGGCGCAAGCGCGTGCGCGCTTCGCCGGCTCAGCGGCGGTGGAATTTGTGGTAATGGATTTCGGCAGGGCCACGCTGCCCGGATCGTTCGATCTCGTCATCTCCGCGCTCGCCATTCATCACCTCAGTCACGACGACAAGCAGCGGTTGTTTCGCGCCGTCTTCGCGGCGCTGCGCGCTGGCGGCGCGTTCATCAATGCCGATCAAGCCCTCGGCCCGACGCCGGCCGCGGAGGCGCGCCATCAAGCGATGTGGCTACGCAGCGCGCAGGCAAACGGCGTCAGCGACGCCGACCTCGCCGCCGCGTTGGAACGCATGCGCGCCGATCGCAGCGCTACGCTCGCCGATCAATCGCAGTGGCTCGCGGACGCGGGCTTTCGCGATGTGGACTGTTGGTACAAGCACTACCGCTTCGCCGTCTTCGGCGGCTTCAAGTGA
- a CDS encoding methyltransferase domain-containing protein: protein MDSITAKIYEAHAAEWTAARRPRAIEDGRLAAFARRLRRKGRVADLGCGPGWYAEHLNALGFRAVALDASPAMLAEAGCRAPAMARVCADLLAPPFADRSLDGAWASACYQHLPRRDLPLALARLQLALRPGAPIELTLADLAQQPTTAAARARGETDRRLHDDAFAGRLFAFHSAERARALLTGAGFDRISIEPLRNTFWLRIRARRGRTLPDFVRPRLRLLVCGLNPSLYSAERGIPFARPGNRFWPAMRAARLIVHERDPLDALRRGIGMTDLVKRATVSASEIGRAEYRAGVVRIESLVRIYRPRALCFVGLDGWRAAVDRNAQSGWLRGGFGGCPAYLMPSTSGRNANARLNDLVRHLRRAARC, encoded by the coding sequence GTGGACTCCATCACCGCGAAAATCTACGAAGCCCACGCCGCCGAGTGGACGGCGGCACGCCGGCCGCGGGCGATTGAGGACGGCCGTCTGGCCGCCTTCGCCCGCCGCCTGCGACGCAAGGGGCGGGTCGCCGATCTCGGCTGCGGTCCCGGCTGGTACGCTGAGCACTTGAACGCGCTCGGCTTCCGCGCCGTGGCGCTCGACGCATCGCCGGCGATGTTGGCCGAAGCCGGGTGCCGTGCCCCGGCAATGGCGCGCGTGTGCGCCGATCTGCTGGCACCACCGTTCGCCGATCGCTCGCTCGACGGTGCGTGGGCTTCGGCGTGCTACCAACATCTTCCGCGCCGCGATCTGCCGCTGGCGCTGGCGCGGCTTCAGCTCGCGTTGCGTCCCGGCGCCCCCATCGAACTGACGCTGGCAGATCTGGCGCAGCAACCGACCACCGCCGCCGCGCGGGCGCGCGGCGAGACCGACCGGCGATTGCACGACGATGCGTTCGCCGGCCGGCTGTTCGCGTTTCACAGCGCCGAGCGTGCTCGCGCGTTGCTGACAGGCGCCGGCTTCGATCGCATCAGTATCGAACCGCTGCGCAATACGTTTTGGCTGCGCATCCGTGCGCGCCGCGGCCGCACCCTGCCTGACTTCGTACGGCCGCGACTGCGGCTGCTCGTCTGTGGCTTGAATCCTTCGCTGTACAGCGCCGAGCGCGGCATTCCGTTCGCCCGCCCCGGCAATCGCTTCTGGCCAGCGATGCGCGCGGCGCGACTGATCGTGCACGAGCGCGATCCGCTCGATGCCTTGCGACGCGGCATCGGCATGACCGATCTGGTCAAGCGCGCCACCGTCAGCGCCAGCGAGATCGGTCGCGCCGAGTATCGCGCCGGTGTCGTGCGCATCGAATCGCTGGTGCGGATCTATCGCCCGCGCGCACTCTGCTTCGTCGGCCTCGACGGCTGGCGCGCCGCGGTCGATCGCAACGCTCAATCGGGATGGCTTCGCGGTGGCTTCGGCGGCTGTCCAGCATACCTGATGCCCTCGACATCGGGACGCAATGCGAACGCGCGATTGAATGACCTCGTCCGACACTTGCGGCGCGCCGCGCGGTGCTGA
- a CDS encoding AbrB/MazE/SpoVT family DNA-binding domain-containing protein: MKARIVRIGNSKGIRIPKSLIEQTGLSDEVTIEAEGNQLVIRAARQPRAGWAEAFQAMAATGDDHLLDAAPVAASK; this comes from the coding sequence ATGAAGGCCCGCATTGTCCGCATCGGCAACTCGAAGGGGATTCGCATCCCCAAATCTCTCATCGAACAGACCGGGTTGAGCGACGAGGTGACGATTGAGGCAGAGGGAAATCAGCTTGTCATCCGCGCGGCGCGGCAGCCGCGGGCTGGATGGGCGGAGGCGTTTCAGGCGATGGCGGCAACGGGCGATGATCACTTGCTCGACGCGGCGCCCGTCGCAGCTTCCAAATAG
- a CDS encoding alpha/beta hydrolase — MLERSAVGATHPWHQVQLDGVSLAYNDEGDGPAVICLHAIGHGAGDFARLRQQLRSRYRVIALDWPGQGNSGTDHTPASAARYTDLLMRFLDALAIERAVLLGNSIGGAAAIRCAAAHPERVRALVLANPGGLDRGGARGFARVVTALMARFFAAGARGARWYPRAFAAYYRMVLSAPAAAEQRARIVASAVEIAAILAQAWTSFGEPDADIRALAPQVSCPVLFTWATGDRINQLSRCRAAIQQFPNERLETFAGGHAAFLEAPDAFESSLTRFLAELADSGECARPN, encoded by the coding sequence ATGCTCGAACGATCGGCCGTCGGTGCCACCCACCCGTGGCATCAGGTGCAGCTCGATGGAGTCTCACTGGCGTACAACGACGAGGGCGACGGGCCAGCGGTGATCTGTCTCCACGCCATCGGTCATGGCGCAGGCGACTTCGCCCGGCTGCGCCAACAACTCCGATCGCGCTATCGTGTCATCGCGCTCGATTGGCCGGGTCAGGGCAACTCGGGCACGGACCACACTCCCGCCAGCGCCGCCCGTTACACCGACCTCCTGATGCGCTTTCTCGATGCGCTGGCGATCGAGCGCGCGGTGCTGCTCGGCAACTCGATCGGCGGCGCCGCGGCCATCCGCTGCGCGGCGGCTCACCCCGAGCGAGTGCGAGCACTGGTCCTGGCGAACCCGGGCGGACTCGATCGCGGCGGCGCGCGCGGCTTCGCCCGGGTCGTCACCGCTCTGATGGCGCGCTTCTTCGCCGCTGGGGCACGCGGCGCGCGCTGGTACCCGCGCGCCTTCGCGGCCTACTACCGCATGGTCCTGTCGGCGCCGGCAGCGGCCGAGCAACGCGCGCGCATCGTCGCCTCTGCGGTCGAGATCGCTGCCATCTTAGCGCAAGCGTGGACGAGCTTCGGCGAACCGGATGCCGACATCCGCGCGCTCGCGCCACAGGTGAGCTGCCCGGTGTTGTTCACTTGGGCCACCGGCGACCGCATCAATCAGCTGAGTCGCTGTCGCGCCGCGATCCAACAGTTTCCAAACGAGCGGCTGGAGACGTTTGCCGGTGGGCACGCCGCGTTTCTCGAAGCGCCCGACGCGTTCGAGTCGTCGCTCACGCGTTTTCTCGCTGAACTCGCGGATAGCGGCGAGTGCGCGCGACCAAATTGA
- a CDS encoding TIGR02391 family protein: MSLALTPQGLLHPRILKNCLTLYADGHYKHAAQEAMTQVERAIKEKTGFEHRYGVNLATRIFGHGHGIKLRVPFGSRMQAEAERLFAAAFSYYRNYATHEGDNIDEMCALRVMVLATELLELVGASLLSSADIGGAPGLVSEGVFASVTQVAELLKFLDGQPLPDDVCDGFYEDLGTHGFTESQLQSLLDCGLVEYRSVPVDDPTGQTDSVGFFHLTALGEEVSDNPESAVTSA, from the coding sequence ATGAGCCTAGCGCTGACACCTCAGGGGCTGCTCCATCCCAGGATACTGAAGAATTGCCTGACCCTCTATGCTGACGGTCACTACAAGCACGCGGCGCAGGAGGCAATGACTCAGGTCGAACGGGCCATCAAGGAGAAGACTGGATTTGAGCATCGATACGGTGTGAATCTCGCGACGCGGATCTTTGGCCATGGACATGGGATAAAGTTGCGCGTCCCATTCGGGTCTCGGATGCAGGCAGAAGCCGAGCGGCTATTCGCCGCCGCGTTTTCGTACTATCGGAATTACGCCACCCACGAGGGGGACAATATTGACGAGATGTGCGCTCTTCGGGTGATGGTGTTGGCGACTGAGCTACTCGAACTCGTCGGTGCATCGCTCCTCAGCTCCGCGGACATCGGAGGCGCCCCCGGGCTCGTGTCAGAGGGCGTCTTCGCGTCGGTGACCCAGGTCGCTGAACTTCTGAAGTTCCTGGACGGCCAGCCGCTCCCAGACGACGTGTGCGACGGGTTCTATGAGGACCTCGGAACTCACGGGTTCACAGAGTCACAGCTCCAGTCGCTCCTCGACTGCGGGCTGGTGGAATACCGCAGCGTACCGGTTGATGATCCTACCGGACAGACGGACTCGGTCGGATTCTTCCACCTAACCGCGCTTGGTGAAGAGGTTTCTGATAACCCTGAATCAGCGGTAACAAGCGCGTGA
- a CDS encoding TIGR02391 family protein codes for MERVPPFESEHLTSIARILADTAEGLTGSQIEHMLRECRIPDPSPGMTKWKRLYNAFVEFQNQRHFGNHVVIFINRTMKPVQYTADPGGFESRRDQLNAVLSFSGLYVGDDGKIRWARKATNLDEALERAGRLHSALINRGVHDDVLHYCRAELLQENYFHAVFEATKSIAVKIRTLSGLTSDGAELAQGAFGQPKDGSPSLLAINDLRTDTDRGEQRGFTNLLIGLFGTVRNPLAHNPKVEWPMEERDALDILTLTSLIHRKLDQARKP; via the coding sequence ATGGAACGGGTGCCGCCATTCGAGTCCGAGCACTTGACTTCTATCGCGAGGATACTCGCGGATACTGCGGAAGGATTAACCGGCTCGCAGATCGAGCACATGCTGCGGGAGTGCCGGATACCCGACCCCAGCCCCGGCATGACGAAGTGGAAGCGCCTTTACAACGCCTTCGTCGAGTTCCAAAACCAACGCCATTTCGGCAACCATGTTGTCATCTTCATCAACCGCACCATGAAGCCAGTTCAGTACACTGCCGATCCTGGTGGGTTCGAGAGTCGGCGTGATCAGCTGAATGCCGTACTCTCATTTTCTGGCCTGTACGTTGGTGATGACGGCAAGATCCGGTGGGCGCGCAAGGCCACCAATCTCGACGAAGCTTTGGAGAGAGCCGGGCGCCTACACTCTGCCCTGATCAACCGCGGCGTTCACGACGACGTGCTGCACTACTGTAGGGCGGAGCTGCTCCAGGAGAACTATTTCCACGCTGTTTTTGAAGCCACGAAGAGCATCGCCGTCAAGATCCGCACCCTCTCCGGGCTCACCTCTGACGGCGCGGAACTTGCCCAAGGCGCGTTCGGCCAACCCAAGGACGGTAGTCCGTCACTCCTCGCGATCAACGATCTCAGAACCGACACAGACCGCGGTGAGCAGAGGGGGTTCACCAACCTCCTCATCGGTCTCTTTGGCACGGTCAGAAACCCTTTGGCTCACAACCCGAAGGTCGAATGGCCGATGGAGGAGCGGGACGCCCTCGACATATTGACTCTGACCTCTCTGATTCATCGGAAACTCGATCAAGCGCGAAAGCCATGA
- a CDS encoding antibiotic biosynthesis monooxygenase, protein MMTVVATLKVKAGNEAAFQQAAEKMIAHVKANEPGTLMYILNRSTSDPTEFLFYELYADQGAFAAHGGSEPMQQFFGALGTLLAGRPEIKMFEELGGKK, encoded by the coding sequence ATGATGACCGTAGTGGCAACTTTGAAAGTGAAAGCGGGCAACGAGGCGGCGTTTCAACAGGCGGCCGAAAAGATGATTGCGCATGTGAAGGCCAACGAGCCGGGCACGCTGATGTATATCCTCAACCGCTCGACCAGCGATCCGACCGAGTTTCTGTTCTACGAGCTCTACGCCGACCAAGGCGCGTTCGCGGCGCACGGCGGCAGCGAGCCGATGCAGCAGTTCTTTGGTGCTCTTGGAACTCTGTTGGCGGGACGGCCGGAGATCAAGATGTTCGAAGAATTGGGCGGCAAGAAGTAG
- a CDS encoding DNA mismatch repair protein MutS: MTATSDAAPDSISADSEYRRRRDVHLAIVDRQAQRDRQLSRARLLIVCVAVLLGWAALSAKMCSAWWLLVPLAGFVGLVVAHHRVRSASEVAQRIVAFYARGLARVEHRWMGGGETGERFHDDAHLYAADLDLFGRGSLFELLCTARTRAGEETLAAWLRTPADLDVIRARQTAIAELRPLLDLREALAVLGRDVRDGMNPDALAKWGAAPSSLSSHALRVGALALVSCTLVTLAGWGLAALGPRWFALALLAQTLFGWTLRDRVLPVLRAIDRPARDLALLSHLLARIERERFSAPRLVALQAALATGGVQPSRQIARLRRWVDLLYARNNELFAPASALLLWATQCALAIEAWRASVGPAIAQWIAVVGEMEALCALASYSYEHPSDPFPELVMDAPRFEAEGLGHPLLAEARCVRNDVHLGGAVRALIVSGSNMSGKSTLLRAVGINAVLAQMGAPVRARHLSLSSLAVGASIRINDSLQAGTSRFYAEILRLRQLVDLAAGARPLLFLLDEILHGTNSHDRRIGAEALVKGLLAHHAIGLVTTHDLALAEIADGAQAINVHFEDHIENGQMQFDYRMRLGVVEKSNALELMRAVGLDV; this comes from the coding sequence ATGACCGCGACGAGCGACGCTGCACCTGACTCGATCTCCGCCGACAGCGAGTACCGCCGGCGGCGCGATGTGCACCTTGCCATCGTGGATCGACAAGCGCAGCGCGATCGCCAACTCTCTCGCGCGCGGTTGCTGATCGTCTGTGTGGCCGTGCTGCTCGGATGGGCAGCATTGAGTGCAAAGATGTGTTCGGCATGGTGGCTGCTGGTTCCGCTCGCGGGGTTTGTGGGGCTGGTCGTGGCGCATCATCGTGTCCGCAGCGCGAGTGAAGTGGCGCAGCGGATCGTTGCGTTCTACGCGCGCGGCCTGGCGCGTGTGGAGCATCGTTGGATGGGCGGCGGCGAAACCGGCGAGCGCTTTCACGACGACGCACATCTCTACGCGGCGGATCTCGATCTGTTCGGGCGCGGCTCGCTGTTTGAATTGCTGTGCACCGCGCGTACGCGCGCCGGTGAGGAGACGTTGGCCGCATGGCTGCGGACGCCCGCCGATCTCGACGTGATTCGCGCGCGGCAGACCGCGATCGCGGAGCTGCGTCCGTTGCTCGATCTGCGCGAGGCATTGGCGGTGCTCGGACGCGATGTGCGCGATGGAATGAATCCCGACGCGCTGGCGAAATGGGGCGCGGCGCCATCGTCGTTGTCGAGTCACGCGCTGCGCGTCGGCGCGCTGGCGCTGGTGTCATGCACGTTGGTGACGCTGGCCGGGTGGGGACTCGCTGCGCTCGGTCCGCGCTGGTTTGCGCTCGCGTTGCTGGCGCAGACACTCTTCGGGTGGACGCTGCGCGACCGCGTATTGCCGGTGCTGCGCGCAATCGACCGGCCCGCGCGTGATCTCGCGCTGTTGTCGCACTTGCTCGCGCGCATCGAGCGCGAGCGCTTCAGCGCGCCGCGCTTGGTCGCGCTGCAAGCCGCGCTGGCGACGGGCGGCGTCCAGCCGTCGCGTCAAATTGCCCGGCTGCGTCGCTGGGTTGACTTGCTGTACGCCCGCAACAACGAACTGTTCGCGCCAGCGTCGGCGTTGCTGTTGTGGGCCACACAGTGTGCGTTGGCCATCGAAGCCTGGCGAGCGTCCGTTGGACCGGCGATCGCGCAGTGGATCGCCGTTGTCGGCGAAATGGAAGCGCTGTGCGCGCTGGCGAGTTACAGTTACGAACATCCGAGCGATCCGTTTCCGGAGTTGGTGATGGACGCGCCGCGCTTCGAGGCCGAAGGGTTGGGTCACCCGCTGCTCGCGGAAGCGCGCTGTGTGCGCAACGACGTTCACCTCGGCGGTGCCGTGCGCGCGTTGATCGTGAGCGGCTCGAACATGTCAGGCAAGAGCACGCTGCTGCGCGCGGTCGGCATCAACGCTGTGCTGGCGCAGATGGGTGCGCCGGTGCGCGCGCGGCACCTGTCGCTGTCGTCGCTCGCGGTGGGCGCGTCGATACGGATCAACGACTCGCTACAGGCCGGCACTTCGCGCTTCTACGCCGAGATCCTGCGGCTGCGCCAGCTCGTCGATCTAGCCGCCGGCGCGCGCCCGCTGCTGTTCTTGCTCGATGAGATCCTCCACGGCACCAACTCGCACGACCGCCGCATCGGCGCGGAGGCGTTGGTCAAGGGACTCTTGGCTCATCACGCCATCGGTCTGGTGACGACGCACGACCTCGCTTTGGCGGAGATTGCCGACGGCGCACAAGCGATCAATGTTCATTTCGAGGATCACATCGAGAACGGTCAGATGCAGTTCGACTACCGTATGCGGTTAGGTGTGGTGGAGAAGAGCAATGCGCTCGAACTGATGCGCGCGGTGGGGCTCGACGTCTAG
- a CDS encoding TetR/AcrR family transcriptional regulator gives MVGRRDSRVAAQRPLRGDPANTRARLVEAAAEVFNRDGYHGTDSNRLARAAGYAPGTFYKHFPDKRAILLAAYAAWVGTEWGAIEQELGAGKRAATVAARIIDLVLDHHRRWRGLRSSLLALAATDPEVRRFYRAQRQRQLHMLAELRKTAHGPVHSPEADAVLLYTLERTCDAIANGELRDLGLGLAPTVKVLRDLVRRHLTGAVRRTQ, from the coding sequence ATGGTCGGCCGACGAGACTCGCGGGTTGCAGCCCAACGACCGCTGCGCGGCGATCCTGCGAACACGCGCGCCCGCTTGGTGGAGGCGGCGGCCGAGGTGTTCAACCGCGACGGTTACCACGGCACCGACTCCAATCGCCTGGCGCGCGCCGCCGGTTACGCGCCGGGTACGTTCTACAAACACTTCCCCGACAAGCGCGCGATCCTGTTGGCGGCGTATGCGGCGTGGGTCGGCACGGAGTGGGGCGCGATCGAACAGGAACTCGGCGCCGGCAAGCGCGCTGCGACGGTGGCCGCGCGCATCATCGACCTCGTGCTTGACCATCATCGCCGCTGGCGTGGGCTGCGCAGCAGTCTGCTCGCGCTCGCGGCGACGGATCCGGAAGTGCGGCGCTTCTATCGCGCGCAACGCCAGCGCCAACTCCATATGCTGGCCGAACTCCGCAAGACTGCGCATGGACCGGTGCACTCGCCCGAAGCGGATGCGGTGTTGCTCTACACGCTCGAGCGCACCTGCGACGCGATCGCCAACGGCGAACTGCGCGATCTCGGTCTGGGTCTGGCGCCGACGGTCAAAGTGCTGCGCGATCTGGTGCGGCGTCACCTCACGGGAGCCGTGCGCCGGACGCAGTAG
- a CDS encoding DsbA family protein, translated as MTLTVDLFWSFRSPYSYLATRRLVQLAREYDLDLRVRPVLPLAVRQPDFFERVNPLWPPYVLRDTMRIAESLGIPYGWPRPDPIVQEFPSRAVAAEQPYIYRLTRLGIDAVQRGHGLAFIDEVSRIIWDGTVVGWHEGPHLAAAAARAGLNLTEMDAAVAADPKRYDAVIEQNQGDHLAAGHWGVPTMVFEGEPFFGQDRIELLVWRMQQHGLHRRA; from the coding sequence ATGACGCTTACCGTTGATCTCTTCTGGTCCTTCCGCAGCCCGTATTCCTACTTGGCCACGCGCCGCTTGGTGCAGCTCGCGCGCGAGTACGACCTCGACCTGCGCGTGCGGCCGGTACTGCCGCTGGCGGTGCGGCAACCGGACTTCTTCGAGCGGGTCAATCCCTTGTGGCCGCCGTACGTGTTGCGCGACACCATGCGCATTGCCGAGTCGCTCGGTATTCCGTACGGCTGGCCGCGCCCCGATCCGATCGTCCAAGAATTTCCCAGCCGCGCGGTGGCGGCCGAGCAGCCGTACATCTATCGCCTCACACGGCTGGGGATCGACGCCGTTCAGCGTGGGCACGGTCTAGCGTTCATCGATGAAGTCTCGCGGATCATCTGGGACGGGACGGTGGTCGGCTGGCACGAGGGCCCGCACCTGGCCGCGGCGGCGGCCCGCGCCGGGCTCAACTTGACCGAGATGGATGCGGCGGTCGCCGCCGATCCGAAACGGTACGATGCGGTCATCGAACAGAACCAGGGCGATCACCTCGCCGCCGGGCATTGGGGCGTGCCGACCATGGTGTTCGAAGGCGAGCCGTTCTTCGGCCAAGATCGCATCGAGCTGCTGGTGTGGCGAATGCAGCAACACGGACTCCATCGGCGCGCCTGA
- a CDS encoding peptidoglycan-binding protein: MALYQRGSKGPEVSHIQTRLTELHFYAGPIDGDFGGGTESAVKGFQKQQHLDVDGRVGPATFAALFAGAVIAAPAIASAPIERRCLALTGSFETGAPPPECFAGLSGDFDGQGISLGVCQWNFGQGSLQPLLLAMDQAHTDVVDAVFHDLAAELRQVLQTSHGEQLDWTRSIQDAHQRVIEPWRGLFKALCRRDEFQAIQVKAAQNLLDSARGLCADFGVRSQRALALLFDIKVQNGSINSVVRTQIQSDIAALAPTDAAAAEVARLRIIANRRAEAANPKWIEDVRTRKLTIANGEGNVHGRVYNLAEQYGIGLQAI; encoded by the coding sequence ATGGCGTTGTATCAGCGCGGGTCGAAAGGTCCTGAGGTTTCGCACATCCAAACTCGGCTCACGGAGTTGCACTTCTACGCCGGACCGATCGACGGCGACTTCGGCGGCGGCACCGAAAGCGCAGTGAAAGGTTTTCAGAAGCAACAGCACCTCGACGTCGATGGCCGCGTCGGTCCCGCCACGTTTGCCGCCCTGTTCGCCGGCGCGGTGATCGCCGCACCGGCGATTGCCAGCGCGCCGATCGAACGGCGCTGCTTGGCGCTCACCGGTTCATTCGAAACCGGGGCGCCGCCGCCCGAGTGCTTCGCGGGTTTGTCGGGCGACTTCGACGGCCAAGGTATCAGCCTCGGTGTGTGTCAGTGGAATTTCGGACAAGGCAGTCTGCAGCCCTTGTTGCTCGCCATGGATCAGGCGCATACCGATGTGGTCGACGCGGTCTTCCACGACCTCGCCGCGGAGCTGCGCCAGGTGTTGCAGACGTCGCACGGCGAACAGCTCGATTGGACGCGCTCGATTCAAGACGCGCATCAGCGTGTCATCGAGCCGTGGCGCGGGTTGTTCAAGGCGCTGTGCCGGCGCGACGAATTCCAAGCGATCCAAGTGAAGGCCGCGCAGAACCTGCTCGATTCCGCGCGCGGTCTGTGTGCAGACTTCGGCGTGCGCTCGCAACGCGCGCTGGCGCTGCTGTTCGACATCAAGGTGCAGAACGGCAGCATCAACTCAGTGGTGCGGACGCAGATCCAGAGCGACATCGCCGCCCTGGCGCCGACTGACGCCGCGGCAGCGGAAGTCGCGCGCTTGCGCATCATCGCCAACCGCCGCGCCGAAGCCGCGAATCCGAAGTGGATCGAGGACGTGCGCACGCGCAAGCTCACCATCGCCAACGGTGAAGGCAACGTGCACGGCCGCGTCTACAACCTCGCCGAGCAGTACGGCATCGGCTTGCAGGCGATTTGA